One window of the Gavia stellata isolate bGavSte3 chromosome 9, bGavSte3.hap2, whole genome shotgun sequence genome contains the following:
- the C9H10orf105 gene encoding uncharacterized protein C10orf105 homolog, with translation MSTEDAGNGTSPTPPLLGLLLSTTELVPPITASPEKADPLPIIITLVCIFLLLATFLIFVTLCKPAALDQSRSGPLECMPHHPAGASEPQLRLWKRLGSLRCSINTFRRSRLVSQSQLARPRSSPASQDWHIMESTKM, from the coding sequence ATGAGCACAGAGGATGCTGGCAATGGGAcctctcccaccccacctcTCCTTGGACTTCTGCTTTCAACCACCGAGCTGGTCCCACCCATTACCGCATCCCCCGAGAAGGCAGACCCGCTGCCCATCATCATCACGCTCGTctgcatcttcctcctcctggcaaCCTTCCTCATCTTTGTCACCCTCTGCAAGCCAGCAGCGCTGGACCAGTCCCGCTCCGGGCCCCTTGAGTGCATGCCCCATCACCCGGCGGGTGCTAGCGAGCCCCAGCTGAGGCTCTGGAAGCGGCTGGGCTCCCTGCGGTGCTCCATCAACACCTTCAGGAGAAGTCGGCTGGTGTCCCAGAGCCAGCTCGCCCGCCCCAGGAgctcccctgccagccaggACTGGCACATCATGGAGTCCACCAAAATGTGA